In the genome of Gemmatimonadota bacterium, the window CTCGTATCGTCCAATCTCGCGGGACACGACTCGCACGGCGTAGTCCGCATTCCGCAATACGTATCCGGCGTTCAAAGCGGTCAAATACAACTCGGAACAACCGTGGAAATCGAACGGGAAACTGATGCAACAGCCGTCGTAAACGGGCACTGGGGATTTGGGCACGTAACCGCAACAGAAGCCATGCACATCGCCATCCAAAAAGCCCAAAAAAGTGCTGTCGGCATCGTAACAGTACACCAGTGCAATCACATCGGGCGATTGGGTGGCTATCCCGTCCTCGCCGCGGCTGAAAACATGGCCGGACTAATGAGCAACAACGGCCACGGCGCCGACCTCTCGATGGCACCGTGGGGAGGACTGGGACGCATCTTGCCCGCGAATTGCCTCGCCGTTGCATTTCCTTCGGACCGCGACTTTCCCATTGCGCTGGACCTGACCGCCGCAACTGCGGCAGGTGGCAAAATGCGGGTCGCTCTGGCCCGGGGCGAACGCGTACCCAAAAATTGGCTCATCGACGCCGAAGGCAACCCCACAACTGACCCCGCGGCTTACGTACACGGCAATGCCGCACTAACCCCCTTTGGCGACCACAAAGGATATGGCCTATCATTCATCTTCGACATCTTATCCGGCGCCCTATCCCCCGCCGGTTGCACCCGCGAAAATTCACCCGTAACGGGCAATGCCCTATTTGTACAGGCCAT includes:
- a CDS encoding Ldh family oxidoreductase gives rise to the protein MPIFNPNKLRRIGREVFERIGATPEEARIVADLLVSSNLAGHDSHGVVRIPQYVSGVQSGQIQLGTTVEIERETDATAVVNGHWGFGHVTATEAMHIAIQKAQKSAVGIVTVHQCNHIGRLGGYPVLAAAENMAGLMSNNGHGADLSMAPWGGLGRILPANCLAVAFPSDRDFPIALDLTAATAAGGKMRVALARGERVPKNWLIDAEGNPTTDPAAYVHGNAALTPFGDHKGYGLSFIFDILSGALSPAGCTRENSPVTGNALFVQAIRIDAFQPISDFKAEIGQFIDYVKSAKTAPGFDEILVPGERSYRTGCEREANGVPIEETTWEQICETAKKFDVEI